A DNA window from Arachis duranensis cultivar V14167 chromosome 3, aradu.V14167.gnm2.J7QH, whole genome shotgun sequence contains the following coding sequences:
- the LOC107478739 gene encoding protein SMAX1-LIKE 4-like — translation MRSGGCTLQQTLTAEAASVVKHALVLARRRGHAQVTPLHVAATLLSLRASSLRRACLRSQFPNHQQHPLQCRALELCFNVALNRLPTTTPTPPNFLTANPSLSNALIAALKRAQAHQRRGCIEQHQQQPLLAIKVELEHLIISILDDPSVSRVMREAGFSSTAVKTNIEDSSSSSSPTSHSSSAAGPCSVFYANNTNTFTTLRHHHFLGGNSSEYLPSSAMLFSPQHKSCNKEDMMAVLNALLSKKRNTVIVGDSLSISEAVMAELMVKLERGHVPDELKNTQLIKFQFSGQMKREEVEMKLAALKRKVEVGGAIFYVGDLKWTVEGEGGGEVEHVVQEIGKLFNEKNSNNKKVWLMGTASYQTYIKCQRREPPLENHWALQPVPVPSSARLALTLHATSSVYDSKMSMPHNSSHMFDIMHLMSNKKEDEEEEKLNCCEECASNYEKELGLFKPGHKKLLPSWLQTHTTEAHPKDELGELKRKWNRLCNCLHHSKQLGQYGNNNNAKIYPYNSSYPWWPNQNTLFPDSNSTSISFADPVLPHHHHHNSNNNHHHHLVPRFRRQQSCSTIEFNFTEVTQKKQESITRSATLDNQEVNISLALGNSTFRDDDGSGQTLVLQSRAHICKVLQENVPWQSETLPSIAEALVELDSGITTKKQWFLLQGNDFVGKTRLARAIAESVFGFGLVDNHDDVFLHLDMKKVGHSSVTIFPEVLATSLRTKEKLVVLIEDFDLADSRFKKFVVDEFEASKFGNLSKKDENLKQAIFILTSGGVDGDEVIKNKDKDSSVMNLVFKIETKASTMDFSSSSLAADCYLGHKKRRAHELDLFGKINKSPRIEENEENLLLQGQVNKKKDFSRQSSSNTLDLNMKADEEDYDDGEEDESSPISSDLTRDTMAEHMNSNGFLESIENRFEFNQSPARLKEKEELFLNKIKESFDEVFEKKKMVKFNVDEKVIEEIGVGCGNFTNSVFEKWLKDIFQNKLLETVINCDHGKEGIVFNITLCLGGGNGKGYNSKFDNSSGGGGGFMNSCLPKNIQINYFMD, via the exons ATGCGCTCAGGAGGTTGTACATTGCAACAGACGCTCACAGCGGAGGCGGCTTCAGTGGTGAAGCACGCGCTGGTGTTGGCGCGTAGGAGAGGCCATGCACAGGTGACCCCTCTCCACGTGGCCGCCACTTTGCTGTCTCTGAGAGCCAGCTCTCTCCGCCGAGCATGCCTCAGATCTCAATTTCCCAACCACCAGCAACACCCTCTTCAGTGCAGGGCGCTTGAGCTTTGCTTCAATGTCGCTCTCAATAGACTCCCTACCACAACGCCAACGCCGCCTAACTTTCTCACCGCTAATCCCTCTCTTTCCAATGCTCTCATTGCTGCTCTTAAACGAGCCCAGGCTCACCAGCGTCGCGGCTGCATTGAGCAGCACCAACAGCAGCCTCTTCTTGCTATCAAAGTTGAGCTTGAACACCTTATTATTTCCATTCTTGATGATCCTTCTGTTAGTCGGGTCATGAGAGAAGCTGGATTTTCCAGCACCGCTGTTAAGACTAATATTgaagattcttcttcttcttcttctccaacttCTCATTCCTCTTCTGCTGCTGGACCTTGTTCTGTTTTCTACGCCAACAACACCAACACTTTCACCACTCTCAGGCACCATCATTTCTTGGGTGGTAATTCTTCTGAGTACCTTCCATCTTCAGCAATGCTGTTTTCCCCTCAGCACAAGTCTTGCAACAAGGAAGACATGATGGCGGTTCTTAATGCGCTGTTAAGCAAGAAGAGGAACACTGTGATAGTTGGCGACTCTTTGTCGATAAGCGAGGCAGTGATGGCGGAACTGATGGTGAAGCTTGAAAGAGGCCATGTACCTGATGAGCTGAAGAACACACAGTTGATCAAGTTCCAATTCTCAGGGCAGATGAAAAGGGAGGAAGTGGAAATGAAGCTCGCAGCACTGAAGAGAAAAGTAGAAGTAGGAGGTGCCATTTTCTATGTTGGGGACTTGAAGTGGACGGTGGAAGgtgaaggaggaggagaagttGAACATGTAGTACAAGAGATTGGGAAGTTGTTTAATGAAAAGAATAGTAATAATAAGAAGGTGTGGCTAATGGGAACAGCGAGTTACCAAACATATATAAAGTGTCAAAGAAGGGAGCCACCTCTTGAGAACCACTGGGCTCTTCAGCCTGTTCCTGTTCCATCATCAGCTCGACTTGCCTTGACTCTCCATGCTACTTCCAG tGTGTATGATTCGAAGATGAGCATGCCCCACAACTCTTCTCACATGTTTGACATAATGCACTTGATGAGTAACAAGAAGGAGGACGAGGAGGAAGAAAAACTGAATTGTTGTGAAGAATGTGCGTCCAATTATGAAAAAGAACTTGGGTTGTTCAAGCCAGGACACAAGAAACTCTTACCTTCTTGGCTTCAGACACATACCACCGAGGCCCATCCAAAG GATGAATTGGGAGAGCTGAAGAGAAAATGGAACAGACTTTGTAACTGTCTCCACCATAGCAAACAACTTGGGCAATATGGTAACAATAACAATGCAAAGATCTATCCTTACAATTCGTCATAcccatggtggccaaatcaaaACACTCTCTTCCCAGATTCAAATTCAACTTCCATATCTTTTGCTGATCCTGTTctgcctcatcatcatcatcataactccaacaacaaccaccaccaccacctggTGCCGCGGTTCCGGCGCCAACAATCATGCTCTACCATTGAGTTCAATTTCACCGAGGTCACTCAGAAAAAACAAGAATCAATAACAAGATCAGCCACCTTGGACAATCAAGAAGTAAATATTTCTCTGGCTCTTGGAAATTCAACTTTCAGAGATGATGATGGTTCGGGCCAAACACTGGTACTTCAAAGTAGAGCTCATATTTGTAAAGTGTTGCAGGAAAATGTTCCATGGCAATCTGAAACACTTCCTTCAATAGCAGAGGCCTTAGTTGAACTTGATTCAGGAATAACAACAAAGAAACAATGGTTTCTTTTGCAGGGGAATGACTTTGTTGGCAAAACAAGGTTAGCGCGTGCCATCGCTGAATCCGTGTTTGGATTCGGCCTTGTGGATAATCATGATGATGTTTTCCTTCACTTGGATATGAAGAAAGTCGGGCATTCTTCTGTTACCATATTTCCTGAAGTTCTTGCTACATCACTGAGAACCAAAGAGAAGCTTGTTGTTTTAATTGAAGATTTCGATTTGGCCGATTCCCGGTTCAAGAAGTTTGTTGTTGATGAGTTTGAGGCATCAAAGTTTGGGAATTTAAGCAAAAAAGACGAGAATCTAAAGCAAGCTATATTCATTTTGACTTCGGGTGGGGTCGACGGCGATGAGGTGATCAAGAACAAGGACAAGGACTCATCGGTCATGAATTTGGTGTTCAAGATTGAAACCAAGGCTAGCACCATGGATTTTTCATCTTCATCGTTGGCAGCTGATTGTTACTTGGGCCACAAGAAAAGAAGGGCTCATGAACTAGACTTGTTTGGAAAGATTAACAAGAGTCCAAGAATTGAAGAGAATGAAGAGAACTTGTTGCTTCAGGGACAAGTAAACAAGAAGAAAGACTTTTCAAGACAATCGAGTTCCAATACCCTTGATCTTAACATGAAAGCAGATGAAGAAGACTACGATGAtggagaagaagatgagagtAGCCCAATTTCAAGTGATTTAACCAGAGATACAATGGCTGAACACATGAACTCAAATGGGTTCCTTGAATCAATTGAGAACAGGTTTGAGTTCAACCAAAGTCCAGCTagattgaaagaaaaagaggaactTTTTTTGAACAAGATCAAAGAGTCTTTTGATGAGGtttttgagaagaagaagatggtgaagTTCAATGTAGATGAAAAGGTGATAGAGGAAATTGGTGTTGGGTGTGGTAATTTTACTAACAGCGTGTTTGAGAAATGGCTGAAAGACATTTTTCAAAACAAGTTATTAGAGACAGTTATTAACTGTGATCATGGGAAGGAGGGTATAGTTTTTAATATTACACTTTGTTTGGGGGGTGGTAATGGTAAAGGATATAATAGTAAATTTGATAATAGTAGTGGGGGTGGTGGCGGGTTCATGAATTCATGTTTGCCCAAGAATATCCAAATTAACTACTTCATGGATTGA